One genomic window of Cannabis sativa cultivar Pink pepper isolate KNU-18-1 chromosome 2, ASM2916894v1, whole genome shotgun sequence includes the following:
- the LOC133034766 gene encoding uncharacterized protein LOC133034766 yields the protein MESGHEIQCLNKGTEIEERKDIPFLVFYNGQFDDRMNYENYEASGHYISANCNYEDLQQKLKDVLECNQENIVLQLKYQVKEGYQPLRIKDDQSLHFYIQLKLKDPDFTTYPLCVNVIHNPTTTINASFLGNDNSLITHTCAFQPIEYNASTTEDSTNQQHTIEATVPEFGGESFDFMDYAKLVAEEMVEQLENNKKKEPEITDYDELLITDPQHPEIEEAQIYKDKETLQSVLGFYAIRNNFQFRVKKSCARTYKICCLDPKCKWALTTSRNGPTKSFIIRKYDRKVIHTCDLNIRFADKRQATTKLIGNYIKPQFTNIKTT from the exons ATG GAATCAGGACATGAAATACAATGCTTGAACAAAGGGACAGAGATAGAA GAAAGgaaagacattccattcctagtcttctacaatggacaattcgatgatcgaatgaattatgaaaattatgaagccaGTGGACATTACATTTCAGCCAATTGTAACTATGAAGATTTGCAACAGAAACTCAAAGATGTCCTGGAGTGCAACCAAGAAAACATTGTtttgcaactgaaatatcaagtgaaggaaggataccaaccattgaggataaaggatgatcaaagcctgcatttctacatacaactcAAACTGAAGGACCCTgacttcacaacatacccattgtgtgtgaatgtcatccacaacccaacaacaaccatcAATGCATCATTCTTGggaaatgacaattcattaattacacatacaTGCGCCTTCCAACCGATCGAATACAATGCATCAACAACAgaagactcaacaaatcaacaacataCAATTGAAGCTACAGTACCGGAATTTGGGGgagaaagttttgacttcatggactatgcaaaacttgtggcagaggagatggttgagcaactggaaaacaacaaaaaaaaggaaccagaaatcacagattatgacgaactactaatcacagatccgcaacatcctgaaatagaagaagcacaaatatacaaagacaaagaaacactacagagtgtgcttggtttctatgcaattaggaacaacttccaattcagagtgaaaaaatcatgtgcaagaacatacaagatttgttgtttggatccaaaatgcaagtgggcactaacaacatccagaaacgggccaacaaagtcattcatcattcgaaagtacgacagaaaggtgatacacacttgtgatctaaacatAAGATTTGCCGACAAAAGACAAGCTACAACgaaattgattggaaactacatcaagccacagtttaccaacataaaaacaacttaa